One segment of Xanthomonas oryzae pv. oryzae DNA contains the following:
- the dxs gene encoding 1-deoxy-D-xylulose-5-phosphate synthase, producing the protein MIDTTRYPRLSRIHTPDDLRRFDEAELTVIAEELRSYLIESVGKSGGHFAAGLGVIELTVALHYLYQTPVDQLVWDVGHQTYPHKILTGRRDQIHTVKQKDGVAPFPKREESVYDTFGVGHSSTSISAALGMAIAAQRNGDDRKVVAVIGDGAMTAGMVYEALNHAGGMDPEPNLLVILNDNRMSISEAVGGLTKMLGRASGSRTLNAIREGGKKILGDKKNNPTARFVRRWEEHWKGMFVPSTLFEEMGFHYTGPIDGHDLPRLVGALKTLQTLKGPQLLHVITTKGKGYELAEGDQIGYHAVSPFDPSKGLVAKGGAKKPTYTDVFSDWVCDMAAAEPKLLVITPAMREGSGLVRFSKEYPQRYFDVAIAEQHAVTLAAGMATQGAKPVVAIYSTFLQRGYDQLVHDVAVQQLDVLFAIDRGGVVGPDGATHAGNLDLSFLRCVPHMVVMAPADEAECRQMLSTGMQYQGPAAVRYPRGTGPGAALDSSLATLPIGKAQLRHSGTRIALLGFGATVDAAEAVGRDLGLTVVNMRFVKPLDKAMLLELAKTHEGFVTIEDNVVAGGAGSGVSELLNAEAITLPMLHLGLPDSFQHHASREDLLAEAGIDQAGIRTAVLKRWPQLMTGKTPSLNAAAG; encoded by the coding sequence ATGATCGACACCACCCGCTATCCGCGCCTGTCACGCATCCACACTCCCGACGATCTGCGCCGCTTCGACGAAGCCGAGCTGACCGTGATAGCCGAAGAACTGCGTTCCTACCTGATCGAATCGGTGGGCAAGAGCGGCGGGCATTTCGCGGCCGGCCTGGGCGTGATCGAACTGACCGTTGCCCTGCACTACCTGTATCAAACCCCGGTCGATCAGTTGGTGTGGGACGTCGGGCATCAGACCTATCCGCACAAGATCCTCACCGGCCGCCGCGACCAGATCCACACGGTCAAGCAGAAGGACGGCGTGGCGCCATTTCCCAAGCGCGAAGAGAGCGTGTACGACACGTTTGGCGTGGGTCATTCGTCGACCTCGATCTCGGCTGCGCTCGGCATGGCCATCGCCGCGCAGCGCAATGGCGACGACCGCAAGGTGGTCGCGGTGATCGGCGACGGCGCGATGACGGCCGGCATGGTCTACGAGGCGCTCAACCACGCCGGCGGCATGGACCCGGAACCGAACCTGCTGGTGATCCTCAACGACAACCGCATGTCGATCTCCGAAGCGGTGGGTGGGCTGACCAAGATGTTGGGCCGCGCCAGCGGCAGCCGCACGCTCAATGCGATCCGCGAAGGCGGCAAGAAGATCCTGGGCGACAAGAAGAACAACCCCACTGCGCGCTTCGTGCGGCGCTGGGAGGAACATTGGAAAGGCATGTTCGTGCCGTCCACGCTGTTTGAGGAAATGGGCTTCCATTACACCGGCCCGATCGATGGCCACGACCTGCCCAGACTGGTCGGCGCGCTGAAAACCCTGCAGACACTCAAGGGCCCGCAGCTGCTGCACGTCATCACCACCAAGGGCAAAGGCTACGAGTTGGCCGAAGGCGACCAGATCGGTTACCACGCGGTCAGCCCGTTCGACCCGAGCAAGGGCCTGGTGGCCAAGGGCGGCGCCAAGAAGCCGACCTACACCGATGTGTTCAGCGACTGGGTCTGCGACATGGCCGCCGCCGAACCCAAGCTGCTGGTGATCACCCCGGCGATGCGCGAAGGTTCGGGCCTGGTGCGCTTCAGCAAGGAATACCCGCAGCGCTATTTCGATGTGGCGATTGCCGAGCAGCATGCGGTGACGCTGGCCGCCGGCATGGCGACCCAGGGCGCCAAGCCGGTCGTGGCGATCTATTCAACCTTCCTGCAACGCGGTTACGACCAGCTCGTGCACGACGTGGCAGTACAGCAGCTGGATGTGCTGTTTGCGATCGATCGCGGCGGCGTGGTCGGCCCGGACGGCGCGACTCATGCCGGCAATCTGGACCTGAGCTTCCTGCGCTGCGTGCCGCACATGGTGGTGATGGCGCCGGCCGATGAGGCCGAATGCCGTCAGATGCTGAGCACCGGCATGCAATACCAGGGCCCGGCTGCGGTGCGCTACCCGCGCGGCACCGGCCCGGGCGCAGCATTGGACAGCTCGCTCGCTACCTTGCCGATCGGCAAGGCGCAGCTGCGCCACAGCGGCACCCGTATCGCCCTGCTCGGCTTCGGCGCGACCGTGGATGCGGCCGAGGCAGTGGGCCGTGACCTGGGCCTGACCGTGGTCAACATGCGCTTCGTCAAACCGCTCGACAAGGCGATGCTGCTGGAGCTTGCAAAGACCCACGAAGGCTTCGTCACCATCGAAGACAACGTGGTTGCCGGCGGCGCCGGTTCCGGCGTGTCGGAACTGCTCAATGCCGAAGCCATTACCTTGCCGATGCTGCACCTGGGCCTGCCAGACAGCTTCCAGCATCACGCCAGCCGCGAAGACCTGCTTGCAGAGGCCGGTATCGACCAAGCCGGCATTCGCACTGCCGTGCTCAAGCGCTGGCCGCAGTTGATGACCGGCAAGACGCCCTCGTTGAATGCTGCGGCCGGCTGA
- a CDS encoding HNH endonuclease gives METGTHVRDVIFPGGNAAPDAGSVVAAIHQLPTLRLLSLDAHGRVLDWINWQDAACLYARDAVSWTLGEPCMQIHGGISRLTGERSTLELHPIIAARGHARSRALDPTPTLSNTALFARDAQLCMYCGQHFSRPHLTRDHVMPVSKGGRDSWENVVTACFQCNSRKANRTPQQAHMPLLAVPYRPSWIEHLILSNRNILSDQMAFLRAQLPKRSKLSLQAGAPRVADPG, from the coding sequence ATGGAGACAGGCACGCACGTTCGTGATGTGATCTTCCCCGGAGGCAACGCTGCCCCGGACGCGGGCAGCGTTGTCGCTGCGATCCACCAACTTCCCACGCTTCGCCTGCTGTCGCTCGATGCGCACGGCCGCGTGCTGGACTGGATCAACTGGCAAGACGCTGCCTGTCTGTACGCGCGCGATGCGGTGTCGTGGACGCTGGGCGAACCCTGCATGCAGATCCACGGCGGCATCTCGCGCTTGACAGGCGAGCGCAGCACGCTGGAATTGCACCCCATCATCGCCGCACGTGGGCATGCCCGTTCGCGCGCGCTGGATCCCACCCCCACTCTCAGCAACACCGCCCTGTTCGCACGCGATGCGCAGCTGTGCATGTACTGCGGCCAGCATTTCAGCCGCCCGCACCTGACCCGCGATCACGTCATGCCGGTCTCCAAGGGCGGCCGCGACAGTTGGGAAAACGTGGTCACCGCCTGCTTCCAGTGCAACTCGCGCAAGGCCAACCGTACTCCACAACAAGCGCATATGCCGCTGCTGGCAGTGCCGTACCGGCCGAGCTGGATCGAGCATCTGATCCTGTCCAACCGCAACATCCTGTCCGACCAGATGGCGTTCTTGCGCGCGCAGCTACCCAAGCGCTCCAAGCTGTCGCTGCAGGCAGGCGCGCCACGCGTGGCGGATCCTGGCTGA
- a CDS encoding acyl-CoA dehydrogenase C-terminal domain-containing protein: MSSYTAPLTDFRFALHDVLDADALFARLGYADASADIIDAVLEEAGRFTAQVLAPLNSVGDEIGCAFDKSTHAVTTPPGFRAAYDQFVEGGWNGLTAEPQFGGQGMPHTLGVPLSEMINAANLAWGTFPLLSHGAMEALRQHGEAWQQDVFLTPLIDGRWTGTMCLTEPHCGTDLGLLKTRAEPNADGSYAITGTKIFITAGEHDLTDNIVHLVLAKLPDAPAGAKGISLFVTPKFKVDRDGNVGERNALHCGAIEHKMGIKASVTCVMNFEGAQGYLVGQPHKGLQAMFTMMNTARLSVGLQGIGLSERAYQNALRYTRERLQSRALSGAKFPGKPADPIIVHPDVRRMLLTIKSLTEGSRLLSLHAASLVDVAHRGESDQERADAETLVSFLTPISKACQTEWSVENTYHALQCFGGHGYIREYGMEQLARDARITTIYEGTTGIQALDLIGRKTATSQAAGLKLFLTDVDTFANAQDGNAALAEFIKPLRDKCSEWAMLTRDVLDRATRNPDELGAASYDYLFYSGYVVLAYWWARSVAAADASAHGEEFKRAKRETARFYFARILPRTLTHAATIRSGAAPLMTLKAELFGES, translated from the coding sequence ATGAGCAGCTACACCGCCCCGCTGACCGATTTCCGCTTCGCCCTGCACGACGTGCTCGACGCCGACGCCTTGTTCGCCCGGCTCGGCTATGCCGACGCCAGCGCCGACATCATCGATGCCGTGCTCGAAGAAGCCGGCCGCTTCACCGCGCAAGTGCTGGCGCCGCTCAACAGCGTAGGCGATGAGATCGGTTGCGCCTTCGACAAGAGCACCCACGCGGTCACCACCCCGCCCGGCTTCCGTGCGGCCTACGACCAGTTCGTGGAAGGCGGCTGGAACGGACTCACCGCCGAGCCGCAATTCGGTGGCCAGGGCATGCCGCATACGCTGGGCGTGCCGCTGAGCGAAATGATCAACGCCGCCAACCTGGCCTGGGGTACCTTCCCGCTGCTGTCGCATGGCGCGATGGAAGCGCTGCGCCAGCACGGCGAAGCCTGGCAACAGGACGTCTTCCTCACGCCGCTGATCGACGGCCGCTGGACCGGCACCATGTGCCTGACCGAGCCGCATTGCGGCACCGACCTGGGCCTGCTCAAGACCCGCGCCGAACCCAATGCCGATGGCAGCTACGCCATCACCGGCACCAAGATCTTCATCACTGCCGGCGAGCACGACCTCACCGACAACATCGTGCACCTGGTGCTGGCCAAGCTGCCGGACGCACCGGCCGGCGCCAAGGGCATCTCGCTGTTCGTCACCCCCAAATTCAAGGTCGATCGCGATGGCAACGTGGGCGAGCGTAACGCGCTGCATTGCGGCGCCATCGAGCACAAGATGGGCATCAAGGCCTCGGTGACCTGCGTGATGAATTTTGAAGGCGCGCAAGGCTACCTGGTCGGCCAGCCGCACAAAGGCCTGCAGGCGATGTTTACGATGATGAATACCGCACGCCTGAGCGTGGGCCTGCAGGGCATCGGCCTGTCCGAGCGGGCGTATCAGAACGCGCTGCGCTACACCCGCGAGCGCCTGCAATCGCGCGCACTCAGCGGCGCCAAATTCCCGGGCAAGCCGGCCGACCCGATCATCGTGCACCCGGACGTGCGCCGCATGCTGCTGACCATCAAGTCGCTGACCGAAGGCAGCCGCCTGCTGTCGCTGCATGCGGCCAGCCTGGTGGACGTGGCCCACCGCGGCGAGAGCGACCAGGAGCGCGCCGATGCCGAGACCCTGGTGAGCTTCCTCACCCCAATCTCCAAGGCCTGCCAGACCGAGTGGTCGGTCGAAAATACCTACCACGCGCTGCAGTGCTTCGGCGGCCACGGCTATATCCGCGAATACGGCATGGAGCAGCTGGCCCGCGATGCACGCATCACCACCATCTACGAAGGCACCACCGGCATCCAGGCGCTGGATCTGATCGGCCGCAAGACCGCCACCAGCCAGGCCGCCGGGCTGAAGCTGTTCCTGACCGATGTGGACACTTTCGCCAACGCGCAGGACGGCAACGCGGCGCTGGCCGAGTTCATCAAGCCGCTGCGCGACAAGTGCAGCGAATGGGCGATGCTGACCCGCGATGTGCTCGATCGCGCCACGCGCAACCCGGACGAACTGGGTGCCGCCAGCTACGACTATCTGTTTTATTCGGGCTACGTGGTGCTGGCGTACTGGTGGGCACGCAGCGTGGCCGCAGCCGATGCGTCGGCGCATGGCGAAGAGTTCAAGCGCGCCAAGCGGGAGACCGCGCGCTTCTATTTCGCCCGCATCCTGCCGCGCACACTGACCCACGCCGCCACCATCCGCAGCGGCGCAGCGCCGTTGATGACGCTGAAAGCGGAGCTGTTCGGCGAAAGCTGA
- a CDS encoding LEA type 2 family protein has protein sequence MRRAYHLLLVSLACGLLLSACGGAVRRVSEPAASIQQLTVRADGSWSVDLRLQNYSSIPMQFERVALDISAGDQLAGKLDQTVGMSIGPETADVVTVTVPPTSLGRITVADVLAGGRSFPYTLKGTVWATPQDKKQREFTVESRNTLSPAPGLNGVLR, from the coding sequence ATGCGTCGCGCCTATCACCTTCTTCTTGTGTCGCTGGCCTGCGGGCTGCTGCTGAGCGCCTGCGGCGGCGCGGTACGCCGGGTCTCCGAACCGGCCGCCAGCATCCAGCAACTGACCGTGCGTGCCGATGGCTCCTGGTCGGTGGACCTGCGGCTGCAGAATTACAGCAGCATCCCGATGCAGTTCGAGCGGGTGGCGCTGGACATCTCTGCCGGCGACCAGTTGGCCGGCAAGCTCGACCAGACAGTCGGCATGTCGATCGGCCCGGAAACCGCCGACGTGGTGACCGTCACCGTGCCCCCCACATCGCTGGGCCGCATCACCGTGGCCGATGTGTTGGCGGGTGGCCGCTCGTTCCCGTACACGCTCAAGGGCACCGTCTGGGCGACTCCGCAGGACAAGAAACAGCGCGAATTCACCGTGGAGTCGCGCAACACGCTCAGCCCGGCCCCCGGCCTCAACGGCGTGCTGCGCTAA